A part of Citrifermentans bremense genomic DNA contains:
- the hemH gene encoding ferrochelatase: MSPKTALLLLQMGGPDSLEAVHPFLMNLFTDRDIIKIGPAFLQPFIARRIVNKRAPKVEEYYRQIGGKSPIRELTEAQGEGLQQLLGEDFRSFVAMRYSRPTTIDALAAIKRAGIERVIALSLYPHYSKATTGSSVNELKRVLKESGAKFEITYIDRFYNHPLYIKALSEKVMQGLAKFPDRKDVEIVFSAHSLPQSFIEEGDPYLDHIQETVRLVMEQVGEGSHTLCFQSKASRVKWLEPSTEATIEQMAKAGKKNLLMVPLSFVSDHIETLYEIDIQYGEEAKALGIERFIRTESLNSSPLFLQCLADLVKTAAT, from the coding sequence ATGTCACCAAAAACTGCACTGCTACTGCTCCAGATGGGAGGCCCGGACTCCCTGGAAGCCGTGCACCCGTTTCTCATGAACCTGTTCACGGACCGCGACATCATTAAAATCGGTCCGGCTTTCTTGCAGCCGTTCATCGCCCGACGCATCGTCAACAAGCGCGCGCCCAAGGTGGAGGAGTACTACCGCCAGATCGGCGGCAAGTCCCCGATACGCGAGCTTACCGAGGCGCAGGGAGAGGGGCTGCAGCAGCTTTTGGGGGAGGATTTCCGCTCCTTCGTGGCCATGCGCTACTCGCGCCCCACTACCATCGACGCGCTGGCGGCTATCAAGCGCGCCGGGATAGAGAGGGTGATCGCCCTGTCGCTCTACCCGCACTACTCCAAGGCGACCACGGGGTCGAGCGTCAACGAGCTTAAGCGCGTGCTGAAGGAGTCGGGGGCGAAGTTCGAGATCACCTACATCGACCGCTTCTACAACCACCCGCTCTACATCAAGGCACTGTCGGAGAAGGTGATGCAGGGGTTGGCGAAGTTCCCGGACCGCAAGGACGTGGAGATAGTGTTCTCCGCCCACTCGCTCCCACAATCCTTTATCGAGGAAGGGGATCCGTACCTGGACCACATCCAGGAGACGGTGCGCCTGGTCATGGAGCAGGTGGGGGAGGGGAGCCACACCCTTTGCTTCCAGTCGAAGGCGAGCCGGGTCAAATGGCTGGAGCCTTCCACCGAGGCGACCATCGAGCAGATGGCCAAGGCCGGGAAAAAGAACCTCCTGATGGTGCCGCTTTCCTTTGTTTCCGACCACATCGAGACCCTGTACGAGATCGACATCCAGTACGGCGAAGAGGCCAAGGCGCTCGGCATCGAGCGCTTCATCCGGACCGAATCTCTTAACTCCTCGCCGCTCTTCCTGCAGTGCCTGGCGGACCTGGTGAAAACGGCGGCAACGTAA
- a CDS encoding bacteriohemerythrin produces MSLFSRILTINLIAVAATIAAAIAIGGGVGLFAAGALIMLLSAVACGLLSRGEAKALEEMAIALENAAAGNLSYRVAATGSGEIGRIGTAFNTMMGDWNKTMHQFFTVTDLVRDSVALVSATNDAMAAAAEDVALQASTIATASEEMSATSGDIARNCLYAAENAHRATEETTSGAEIVSNSARLMENIAQRVMATSSSVAGLGERSDQIGAIAGTIEDIADQTNLLALNAAIEAARAGETGRGFAVVADEVRALAERTTRATKEIDAMIKSIQTETRAAVGSMGEGVEQVNQGTAETCRSGEALNGILKMINDLTMQLSQIATAAEEQTATTHEITSNIQMITSVVNNNVESARDTRAATAKLVQQVDELHQLVAHFQLSDAMVWDQSFATNIGTFDDQHKKLFAMVNELNEAMQHKRSKEAIGSVLNRLIEYTGSHFAAEEEAFRKSGYPEEEAHVRAHRDLVQQVVALQQKFNSGETLLTHDVIEFLQNWLVKHIKGTDVRYTSHLTKAGIR; encoded by the coding sequence ATGTCTTTATTCTCTCGGATCCTAACGATCAACTTGATCGCTGTCGCGGCCACCATTGCCGCTGCCATTGCTATCGGGGGAGGGGTTGGCCTTTTTGCCGCCGGCGCCTTGATAATGCTTCTCTCGGCAGTTGCCTGCGGCCTGTTGTCGCGCGGGGAAGCGAAGGCCTTGGAGGAGATGGCCATCGCTCTGGAAAACGCTGCTGCAGGCAACCTCAGCTACCGGGTGGCCGCCACCGGAAGCGGCGAGATAGGACGCATAGGGACCGCCTTCAACACCATGATGGGCGACTGGAACAAGACCATGCACCAGTTCTTCACGGTCACCGACCTGGTGCGCGACTCCGTTGCCCTGGTTAGCGCCACGAACGACGCGATGGCCGCCGCGGCCGAGGACGTGGCGCTTCAGGCCTCGACGATAGCAACCGCCAGCGAAGAGATGTCCGCCACCTCCGGCGACATCGCGCGAAACTGCCTCTACGCCGCCGAGAACGCCCACAGGGCGACCGAGGAGACCACAAGCGGCGCCGAGATCGTCAGCAACAGCGCGAGGCTCATGGAGAACATCGCGCAGCGCGTCATGGCGACCTCAAGCTCCGTCGCCGGGCTGGGAGAGCGCTCCGACCAGATCGGCGCCATAGCCGGAACCATCGAAGACATCGCCGACCAGACCAACCTTCTGGCCCTGAACGCCGCCATAGAGGCCGCCCGCGCCGGCGAGACCGGCCGAGGCTTCGCCGTCGTCGCCGATGAGGTGCGCGCGCTGGCGGAGCGGACCACCCGCGCCACCAAGGAAATCGACGCCATGATCAAGTCGATCCAGACCGAGACCAGGGCCGCGGTCGGCTCCATGGGAGAAGGTGTCGAGCAGGTGAACCAGGGAACCGCCGAGACCTGCCGCTCCGGGGAGGCGCTTAACGGCATCCTCAAGATGATCAACGATCTGACCATGCAGCTCTCCCAGATAGCCACCGCCGCCGAGGAGCAGACGGCGACCACCCACGAGATCACAAGCAACATCCAGATGATCACCAGCGTGGTCAACAACAACGTGGAAAGCGCCCGCGACACCAGGGCGGCCACCGCGAAGCTGGTGCAGCAGGTGGACGAGCTGCACCAACTGGTTGCCCACTTCCAGCTCTCCGACGCGATGGTCTGGGACCAGAGCTTCGCCACCAACATCGGCACCTTCGACGATCAGCACAAGAAGCTCTTCGCCATGGTGAACGAGCTGAACGAGGCCATGCAGCACAAGCGGAGCAAGGAGGCGATCGGCTCCGTCTTGAACCGCCTGATCGAGTACACCGGCAGCCACTTCGCCGCAGAGGAAGAGGCTTTCCGCAAGAGCGGCTACCCCGAGGAAGAGGCCCACGTCCGGGCGCACCGGGACCTGGTGCAGCAGGTGGTGGCGCTGCAGCAGAAGTTCAACTCCGGCGAGACACTCCTGACCCACGACGTGATCGAATTCCTGCAGAACTGGCTGGTCAAGCACATCAAGGGGACCGACGTCCGCTACACCTCCCACCTGACCAAGGCCGGTATCCGTTAA